TATCAAAGCAGTCCATCTCATTTCCTCATTTTCTCCAAAAAATTAGGATCAAGGTTTGGATGTCGGAAGTCTAAGGTTAATGACAACGAAGTGAGTTGTTGGCCAGACCATGCTTTTACTCACTTGAGAGACGCGGCTCATGAAGTGGATTGTGGTGGCGAGATGTACAGAGTGATCATTGACGGAAGATATAGCTCAACAAAAGGGGGGTATGGCCAGTTTTCGAGGTTGGGATTTAAAAAAGCAAAtaatattgaaaatttgaaggTTGCATTTTATATGAAACTTTGATTTCAATTGAACCTATAGAGCTTTCAACATTGGTGAATGATGACCAATGCTATAACATCAGCACTCCCGTTTCTCGTTCGAGCTTTGGCACATATTTCTATTTCGGAGGCCTGTCAGGGATCCTGTGTGCATTTTGACATTCATCTATGTTACTCCAAAAGCCTTTACCTCGTAGCTCTATTTTTGTGATTGATTTACTTTTTGAGTGTTTGAcataaatcaattaaaaatagTTTGGGATAATTGATGGTCTCGTCATGTGTGTGGTGTTATGAAATATGTTGGCCTTTGAGACAATTCAATTATGTCACACTACTTGTGTTACATATAAAAATACACCGATGTCACGTGGCACAACAATGCCATTTAATTCGCTGAACAAAGGCTGATAAGAACGGCCAAGTTTAGACGGTGATTGAATGAGTTGGGAACTTGAGCGAGGAAGATCGGTCAAACAAATGGCAAATGACCGAGATAAGTGGTAGCAGCAGTTGCACAAGTATCTCGACATGTAAAGGAGAGTGATCAACGTGAGAGTTATGGTTCAACAGAAGTAGATCAATACTAGGACATGGAGGACACGTGTCAGCCATGGAAAAATCAGTTATTCAACACTACCAAGCCGTTAAGATAACGTGGGACACTTGACAGCAAATCAACGGATTCAATTGTAAATATCAATGTTATTTCGTGACTTCTCttgttttctctcttctttcatggagtatttttcttcttttgtcttgTTAATTTATTATCGTGAAGATGGGATGGCAGCTGTGAAGAAAGAGGAAGCTGAGGACGAAAACAATGCTATTTCAGTGAGAGTGAAGACACAAGAGCCCCAAGAAGATAGAGATTTTGAACCACCCGTTAAGGATGCTTCTTCGAAGGCATCTAAATTGAAGAAGGAAGAGCATGACGACTACGATGATGATCACAAGCCCATCTCCAAACTCCAAAGAGGTTTTTATTCCTTATCCTTTTTTCCGGGATTTATTGGATGTGAAGAGGTCGAAACTCAAAAGAgggttcatttttattttttatctgtttaatttttgggtattttattttatacacCATTGAAAATGACGTTTCATGGGTGTGATTTCATTTTACTGGACCTTTGTATCATAAATCTACACTCTCATACATGTtaacaatattgttcgttttgagtTATTcagttctcgtggatacatcagGCCGCATAACTTTATTCCTCCTTATCCCAACTACTACCGACTGAAGCCTAACTCactgggtcaaaacccaactcacttgggttAGGAAAATTTCCCTTAAGGAAAGGCTTTGTTATTATGTTAGAGGGTGGGTTTGGCTTATTAACCCATCTGTTGAGACTAGCCCAACCAATGTGTTATTTAcgtgagaagaagaagacaaatgaGGGAGGTACTCcatggaagaagagaaaattagaGAAGACGTGAAACAACTTTTATTTTAGGGCAAACTAAAGGGACGGTTGGAAtagatttttaaaatctaacgGTTACCAATCTGCACACAACAATAGTCAGGTACACAATGTATTGGAGGTCCCCcaatccaattttgaacttatgaCCCTACTTTCTTAATAATTTGTGTAAATTAGAGGCTATCGAAGTGCCGTGAGTGATGGGTTAACGTCTAAACAACAATTAATAGACAAAGCATGATAACCAACCGAATAATCTTTTCCTAGCTAGTTGAAGAAAAATTACAAGAAGAAATAAAGGAGGAAGGCTTGGTGAAAATGCATGTGACGTTGACTGTGTGGGACATGATGTCATGATGTGAATGTGTTGCTTTTAACGATTAGTAATTAGCAAACAATCTAAGCAAGAGATGGATAACATGACCCTATCATACATGATGGGATTTGAGAGATTGGCCAACTAAACGACGTCGAAGAAGacttatggttttttttttttttttacttacacTATCTTCTCTCTTGTCCTATTCGCTAAAGCAacactttttcttttctagAATGAGGGAGGGGAGGGGATTTGAACGCACAATTTTTGTCACTTCAATTATTCGTTAAAGCATCAGTTACCAAAGCCATCTGACAAGGGGATTCAAACCTTGATCACTAAGGTAATACACATCATCCTCACCACTCCAACTACTTGCTAAAGCAACACTTACCAAAGCCATCTGAGATAAAGGGACCTCACAACTAGCTTGGAGGGGATCTCATAGTGATCCAACTCAAACTTGTTATTGTCTCCGGAGGAGTTTGTGAGCAATGTAGATATACAAACCAAGATCGAGAGTTGTAATTCACAACTTGTTTATTAAACCACTCAAAATATAGaatctagaaaaaaaattaatactaTCAGAAGCCCACACCCCCATACgtatcaataatattgtccgttttgagttATTTGATTGCCGAGGATACATGAGACCCATATGGTTTTATTCTTCATGAGCCTATCTACTAATGGGCAAGCCCAGCTACTAAGGTCAAAGTCCAATTCACTAGACTCATTTAAAAGTCTTGTTGTATGTTAAGGGTAAACTTTAGCTTTATTAACCCATCGATTGAGACTTACCCAATTGATGTAGTATTCTTTAAGTCATAACACTCCCTTTCACTTGTGGATTGAGTTATGtcaaacccaacaagtggagtagaggctACGTTCAATATGATCAAATCGCTTCGATACCATATCAAAAGTCCACACCCCATacataccaacaatattatctgttttgggTTATCTCATTCCTGAGGGTATATCGGGTTTGCACGGTTGTCTTCTTCATGAACCTAACTATTAATAGCTGAAGCCCAATTCACTAGACTCATGAAAAGGTCTTGTTGTATATTAAAAGATGGGCTTTAGCTTTATTTGCCCCACAAAAAATTCTTATGGggcaaataaataaatttaaaaaacgcCAGCTCCTCTCAACTAAGCAAGCTGGTATATACAACCGGATCTAGTTATATCGTTGAAGGGAACAAAGGTTGAATACAACTCAGTCAGAAGGCACATATGAAAGGATAATTTCATAGCTaagttaattttaattttggttCAAGACTTTTCTTTAATTTCGTTAACTAAATGTTTTTTCATTCCACGTCAATTTTTGGATGTTTAGATTATTCCTCTTCCCAAATGTGGGAGAATTGGTTCAAGTTGAGGAAGATTGTAATGGTTGGAATTCTATCATAATTAGGATtgataaaaataggaaaaaatttattattttgtaacCTGGtcttgagagagaaaaagatgcAGTTGAGATAGACGATTAAAAGGGATAAGGGTAACCTTAGAGACTTGTAAGGGGCTCAGGGCTATCTCTTGTACTCTTGATCTTGTAAACTATAACATCTCATATTGAGTCCGAACCCGGATAAATTATGCGttattcttctctctttatTATCTATTTTGTTCTTATATATACTTTGTTTTgagttggtatgttttcttgaTCTACTTGGGTTGGTAtcactaaaaaaaatttggtaagCCACCAACAATATTCAATTGAAGTGTGGGATTTGGGTTTCCTGTTAATCTATCCTCTATTAAGCAGTAAAATTCTTTTATGAGCTAACCATCCATGTAATTAATCAAGCATTTTCTCTTGTAACTTTTTCATGGATTCATGATGACAAGAACATTAGTAAGTATTAATTTCAGTCAAATCATTCCAAAAGCAGTTTGTTTTGGCCGAGACATCCAAAAGaacttcataattttttttaagagctTATATATAACTACAACATGTGCCATTTTTAgtatcttaattaattaactatttTTGAGTGATAGGTTAGTGATGAATTCCTTTGGGATCAAACCGTGTGAACTCGAAAGGTTATGAATTCGATTGATTTCCACTTAGCCCAACTTATCCCGTTgtaaggtgaaaaacttgtatacaCGCTGGCCAGACGGCCTAATTTGGGCTCATATCATATGTCCAAATGATAGACTTATATGGTGTTTTTCTCGGTTAAGAAAAAAGTCTTGGTTGAGATGGTTAAATTGATTGCAGTAATTCCTTGGGAATACAAGATGTCGCAAGTTCAATAGCCACACTCAACAATTTTCTGTGTTATTTCCTTGCATGGGTCAAAGCTTCATGAGAGGCTTTGTAGAGTTAGCTCTCCTTTGTGGGCTTCGACCTCATTCTCCCCACACGGGTTTCGGTCTGTCTTACCTGTCGTCAGCGTGGAGCGGTAGCCATCTTTAGCTGAGATTGGTGACCTGAGTTTAGATTTAGCCCATCTGTTCGATGGACATGTTGGAGTGATGAATTCTCGATAAAAAAGTGATTTTCTCGGTTACTAACAAAAGTTTcttaattactaattaattaCATCACAACTTAGCCAATATTTTTGTTGTAAAAAAATTCCACACAAGGAtaacatggatttttttttttttttccccttaagaAGGTTAGAAATACGGGACTAGTACAAGATAGGTTAGGGCCGTTTTCGCAAGTCTCGGTGTAGGAAAAAGCCTTGTCGGGTGTCGTCTCCTTCCGTGTGTGTCGTTTTGTGTTCATATTGGTGTCGTAAAACCCCACGTGTCGAGATCCATCGATCGATCCATAAAcgcatttttcttctcttttgcagGTAAAGGGAAGAAGGGGTCTTTGAGTACTCTCCGTCATAGTCCACCTCTCTACTTGCTCTTGCTTTTCAAAGAGGGGAAAAAACCCTAATTAACCCAAATTTTCATTCCTCGAAATTTACTGTTAATCCCCTCACAATCCATAAAAAGTGCAATTTGGATCTCTTAGTGTCACTTGTAATCAATTAATTCTTTCCAATTCGAGATCAATACAATTCTCTctgattttcaattttgacgGCGAAAAGTTGTTTGCATTATTGCTGAAGCTGTTCAATTGGAGGCGTTGATTGAATTGGAGAATTGCGGGATCTATGGTGTGTTTTATGAGATCGAAATGATCCGTTTGGTAGCGTGAACAAAATTGAACGCTTTGGATCCGATCGGGGGAGAAACAGCGCCATCTAATGGCGCTGTTCCGACGCTTGTTTTACCGGAAGCCGCCGGATCGGCTTCTCGAGATCTCCGAGAGAGTCTACGGTACGGTACCCTGTCTTTGTCGCTTTATTTTTATTCCTGACCTTTCCTTGAAGATTTTAGCTTGGAAATCaagtctttgtttttgttttccaattCTGATGGGAATATCTGGTAGGTTGAGAAATTGGAAGCTTTTTGTCATGGAATTTGCTTAAGGATTTCGTTTGGGGCAATGTATTGGataaattttttgtataatGGGCTCTTTGGTTGCTCAAGGTCGTTTGTGCACCATCTAGCGAATGTAgggtattattgttattatttcagTTAGGGTTCATGAGCAGGGGATATAGGCTCGGACTGAGCTGTATAGTTACCTGAAAGTTCAAGGAAGCtctattcaaaaaagaaaagaaaaggaatttcAATGAAGctcatgtatttttttcttttaccatTATGCTGAGTTGACATTAACTTTCATTTGCTTATTTTCTGTGGATTTTTCCAATTACAAGAACGGATAGGCAAATGTTTCTATGATGAAGGAAGTGGTTTATAGAGTGAGATTGGAACGACAGATTTCCTTTTCAAACTCTGCTGTTGAGTGAGCCAACAGAAGCAAAGCAGCCATCCCCATAAAGAGCATACTTTATATTTGGGACTACCAAgtgctttgcattttttttatatgggtTCCTGAGGAGAAAAACAGAAACTCACTACCTAGAAGAAAGATTAGCAAAGGGATTAATCACAGAACCCCCATCAGGATCATCAACCCACCTCCCAACCTTATCACCAAGTGCTGCTTTGCATTTAACGAAAATTGTGACCCTTTTATATCCTCTTCCTCATTTCCTATTGCGGTTGTGATGTTGTCTAAGCTCCTCTGGCTATTGAAAAGCTGATTGGCCGAAGGCCGCCAAGAACATCCCTATGAGTTAGATTAATGTTTCATTTGCTGTTTAATACTTATGCGTTCTTTCCCCCCTATTGAAGAtcatactattttttttttctctggggTTAGAAAGTTACTGCTCTTTAATGAAGTATTGTGTGGGAAATGGTTAGGAAATTTATTGTGAAGACAGAGAGTGAACGAAGACGCGGTGTAAGTGGAGCCCTTTGTGCTTTTCGCTTATAAAACACCTCAAGGAAAATGTAAGGTTTGTTACTCGTGGAAAATAGGAAGCTTATTAATTTCTTCAtcaattcaaacttcaaagtattTGTAGCCTTTtctatgcttttattttcatttaataagGTCACTTATAGTCAGGGAAATTGTTAATGTTGGCATCGTTGTTGTGGGTGGATGATGCTGAGGTTTTTTTCATAACCTGAAATTTATGGTCCTTTTCTTAGTTGCGAAAATTTTGGTTCTTATTAGGAACTGTGCTAGACTTTGAGAGTTTAAGCTCTTATCATTATTGAGTTCAACATTTTGTTTTGACGGCTGTATCATTATTGGCCATTGTTTGCTGATATCTGTTGTCTTCTTTTGCAGTATTTGACTGCTGTTTCTCCACTGATGTCTTGGAAGATGATGAGTACAAAGGATACATGGGTGGGATTGTAGCACAGCTGCAAGACCATTTTCCAGATGCTTCCTTCATGGTCTTCAACTTTAGGGAAGGGGAGAAGCGGAGccaaatttcagacatattGTCTCAGTATGACATGACAGTTATGGATTATCCTCGGCAATATGAGGGGTGTCCTCTGCTTCCATTGGAGATGATCCATCACTTCCTTCGGTCTAGTGAAAGCTGGTTATCCTTGGAGGGGCAGCAAAATGTGCTTTTGATGCACTGTGAAAGAGGAGGTTGGCCTGTACTTACTTTCATGCTTGCAGGCCTTCTGTTATACCGCAAACAGTATAATGGGGAGCTGAAGACTCTTGAGATGGTCTACAAGCAAGCTCCTAGAGAACTTCTCCATCTCTTATCTCCTTTAAATCCTCAACCTTCCCAGTTAAGATATCTTCAGTACATCTCTAGAAGAAATTTGGGTTCTGATTGGCCTCCATCAGATACGCCTCTACTTTTAGATTGTCTGATCCTTAGAGTTCTTCCATTGTTTGATGGGGGCCGAGGTTGCAGACCAGTTGTCCGCATTTATGGTCAGGACCCCTCAAAACCTGCCAACAGAACTTCTAAGCTCCTATTTTCAACttcaaagacaaaaaaacatGTTCGTCACTACTTGCAGGTAATCCATATCTACAATTGAATTTGAAAAAATTTTCTTGATCAAATTGGAAGTGCTcttgttattatttatttaaaaaaacttGAGACATTTCTTAAGAATTTTACCTGCAGGCAGAGTGTATGTTGGTGAAAATAGATATCCATTGCCGGGTCCAAGGCGATGTTGTTCTTGAATGTATCCATTTGGATGAAGATCTAGTACGCGAGGAGATGATGTTTCGAGTTATGTTCCACACGGCATTTGTGCGGGCAAATATCTTGATACTCAGCCGTGATGAAATTGACACTCTATGGGATGCCAGGGACCAATTTCCAAAGGACTTTAGAGCAGAGGTAGGTTTTTAAGATTCTGTTGTGGATTTTTTTCCGTGAAATTGTAGGAGTTGAATCCACATTCTTATCTGTATCAGGTACTCTTTCTGGACGCTGATGCTGTTGTGCCTAATCTAACCACAGTCGTGACAAGTGAAGATGCAAATGAGACTGGAAGTGCTTCACCTGAGGAATTTTTTGAGGTGGAAGAGATATTTAGCAATGTGGTTGATGCGCAGGAAGGAAAGGGGGACTTTGAAACTCTTATGGTCCAGGGCAACGCTTCTGATGATGCTGATTATAAAGAAGTCTTGAAGGAGGATGCGGATCCTCACACATTTGTAGATTGTGCATCAGATGATGGACATCAGAAACAGTTTGGCAATATGAATTCTGATTCTGAACCAGTAAAGGATATTGCTGTGGATGATGTGAAATATAAGATGGAAGAGAAaatggatgtggatatggatatggtGAAAGACATTACCGTGGATGATGGGGACATGAAGCGAGAGCCTGTGGTGACTGCCCCCAGTTTGCTAAGAAATATAATAACCAAGGAAGTAACAGAAGATCCAAGTGGAAATCAAGACAATGTTGTGCAGAACAAGTTAGAGTCAGGGGTTACTCAGCAAAAGTTGAGGGCGGATGTTTGTAGGCCAAAACCAGAGAAAGTTGTGCTACCTTCTCCTAGGAAACAGAAAGCAGCAGCAGATTCAATTGTAGCCAAGCAAAAGATTAAACAGCTAGAACAGCAGGGAACACATGCAAAACTGGCAAAACCGAATGTAGTATCTCGGTGGATTCCCCCTAACAAAGGCTCATATACCAATTCGATGCATGTGTCGTATCCACCTGCTAGATATAATAGTGCACCGCCAGCTCTTGATGCTATTGCTTCTCCAAAAGATTCTAATACTTGTGTTCCTGTAAAGGCTTCTTCCGTCCCTGCTACTCCTGGAGAAGTGGTTTCTAGAGATGCTGCAAACAAACCGTTAGGACAAAAAGAGGAGCTTCTGGATCCATCACACTCTGTCTCAGTGATACCTGGTTCCTTTCCGGCTAAAGAATCACCGTCTCTTGGACTGCAGCTAGTAGTGCCACCTCctccagctccagctccagctccagctccaCCACAGGCTAACAGCTCTTCATTGTATACATCTAAATCCAGGTCTTCTTTACAACTTTCCCCACCTTGGCAGACAAGTCCAGCAGCTTCTCCTCCACCTTCTCATCCACTTGGTAATGAGGTCTCCACATCTCTTtatcctccacctccacctccacctccacctccacctccacctccacctccaccaccaccaccaccaccaccccccCCTCCTTTTCTTCCGCTTTCCACGTCGTTGAGTAGGCAGAATATTGAAGTGGGTTCACACCAAAAACCTCCACCTCCTCCGCCTCCACCCcctcctccccctccccctccccctccccctccccctccccctcccccatCCAGTAGGCAACATATTGGGGCGTGGTTGCCCCCTCCACCCCCGTGGAAGCTTGTATCTTCGACTACCCTTACCCCAATGAAAGTTTCTCCTCAACCTGAACCTCCACCTCCAGCTTCCCCCTCTCCATCAATGATTTCATTAACAGTTTCAAAAGTTAGTGGAATTGGAGTTCCTCATTTACCATCACCgccgcctcctcctcctcctcctcctcctctttcaAGGAGTGTGGCTACACCTCtaccacccccacccccacctccccctccacctccacctccacctccaccaccccCTCTAACCCATGGATGTTGGACcccgccgccaccaccaccaccaccaccaccacctccacttTTGATGCGTGGTGCTCCCCCTCAACGTCCTTCCTTACCTGTTGCGCCACCTCTTCCTCCCGGAGGTCGCAAggcaccaccacctccaccgccACCTCCTGGTGGTCGAGGGGCACCGCCTCCGCCACCTCCGCCACCTCTTCCTTCTGGAGGTCGTATGGCCCCACCACCGCCTCCACCGTTGCCTCCTGGTGGTCGAGGGGCACCACCTCCActacctcctcctcctcctcctcctcctcctggaGGTAACAAGGCACCACCAGCGCCTCCACTGCCGCCTCCTAGTGGTCGAGGGCCACCACCTCCGCCACCTCCTCCTGTGGGTCGTGGGgcaccacctccacctcctccccCTATGGGTCGTGGGGCACCACCTCCGCCGCCGCCTCCTGGAGGTCGAGGGGgaccacctccacctcctcctcccatGGGTCGTGGGGCTGGTCCTCCTGCTCCACCTAGACCTCCAGGTGGTGCACCTCCGCCACCACCATTAGGTGCCAAAGGAGCTGCAACTGATACAAGAGGATTGCCTTCTGGAAGAGGGCGTGGGCTTTCACGTCCTTCAGGGATGGGGCCAACTGCTACCGCACCCCGACGATCTTCCTTGAAACCGTTGCATTGGAGCAAAGTAACAAGAGCCCTGCAAGGGAGTTTATGGGAAGAATTGCAAAGGCTTGGAGAACCTCAAATGTATTTTAACGCttacaacttttttttccccatttttctCATAATTTATTTGTACCATAATGTAAGAAGTGTAGTCTACAgtgatattttgttgaaattgcatgaagCATATATTTTCCTTGCTTTTTAACGTTTCATTTGCATGTATCGTTGTAATCATTCCATTGTACCTTTGTGTCCCAGTGGGTCAGATTTTGATGTATCCGAGCTGGAGAGTCTTTTCTCTGCAACAGTCCCAAAGTCTGCTGACTCAGGAAGCAAAGCTGGTGGTCGACGAAAGTCTGTTGGATCAAAAACTGACAAAGTTCACCTGGTAATATCAATGTTCCGAGCTCTATCTTAAATTTACTTTCCTAAATTTATGTTTGTGGACTCTATTGATTCATGTAATAAATAATTTGTCGCATGTTTTAATTTATGTGTTTATTGCCATcctcaattgaatgatgaaagTTATGATCTGTTGTGATAAAAGTTGTCAATAAGTTTCTTTCGTTACAATAGCTGTTCACCTGTTTCGTGATTGTATGCTTACTAGCTTAATGAACTATGTTCCTGTCATGCGTCTATATTGTTAATTTTCGTTTAAGTTTTAACTACATCTCGGAGATTTCAAACAAATTTTGTCTCTTGGGAGTTTTGCTTAACTTGGGAATGCATTGGCGGGCAATTATTGATAGTTTTTATAACTCCTGGACTTTGAAAAGGTATATCAAAGGTTGATTGCAGGCATATAGCTGTGTGTATACTATTTACCTATATGAAGGAGAATCTTTATCAAATgtgttttaaaatttgtttctaATGGCTTCTCTGCATTTGTTCGGAGCTTAAGATAATTGGGTAGCTGAAATTATtaatgataataattttttcCTGAAAATATGGTTTTGGAAAAGTTATAACAAAAAAGGAAATTTCTATGGTACTGTGCTGAGTGTGTAGTTGttataaaggctttgatattgaCAATGATGATGACAGTCAGTGATAGATTATGCTAAATAATATTTTGACATTGTAGTACAATTGTACAAATCATATTCTTCATGCACATTTATGTAGCTTTGAATAGCCttgtaaaataataaatatgcgTGAATGATTTATTCATGTGAATTAGAAAACAACTGGAGTAGTGGAACAAGGGATGCAAGCCCTGATCATATAGCAGGGCATGCACATTCAGAAATTTGAGTTGCTGTCTTTTTTTCCCTTGGTCAAAGACATAAGATGAAGAAATGTGGTTTTGGGCTGATCTAAATTGGAATATGTGGAACATTACTATCCCAAATGTTTAAGGCTTTAAGCTGACAGGAAAAGTGAGACTTTagttagttaatttttttttggatgtttttagttatttaaaattattaacACTCCACACATGTGGGGTGGACTCACCCTTAATTGGCGAGACCTACTCCTGAGATATTTGACTCTTAAATGGTAGGTGTCAAGTTCTGAACTCAAGGCTATTGCTTGGCAAGGGCTTTGATACTATTGAACATCATTTACCCTAAAATCTTGGGCTGATGGGAAAGATGATACTTTAAGTTTGAATTAGTTACTCCAAGAGAATGTAATGCCAGTTAATGGAAGTATTTTTTGAGATTTATTCCATGCTATGCTGTTCGTGATGCTTTTATTCATATTTAAATGCTTATAACCTTCTATTTCTCTTGCTTTTGAAGTTCCTTAGTTTTTCTAATATGAAGGTATCCATCTGTGGTTTCTTGCTGATAAATTGTCTTCTCTTACATTGTAGATTGATCTGAGGAGGGCAAATAACACCGAAATTATGCTTACGAAAGTAAAGATGCCGCTCCCTGATATGATGGTAACAGAATAATTTTTTAACTTGATGCATTTTTGTTTCGTATGACTAGTAGCAATAGAAATGATATACTCTTGTTCATGTAGATATGCGGAGAACTCTTCATGAACCAAAAGCATATGCTATGCAACCACATTTCCATGACTTTTTAAAATACTGACCACCTTTCCATGACAACATTTAAACTGTTTTCCACCTTTAAAAACTctgatatttctttctttccaaattGTTGAGTACACCGACAAAGGTATTGTGCTCACCAGCTGTCTTTCCTCCCCTAAAACCCATGAATTTTTCAGCCGTGCTAGTTTGGAAGGTTTTTAGATGTATGTCTGAAGgatatttgaagttttgtggtGTTTGTGTGGTGTCAAGGAACAAGGGAGGCTGAAAATTGAAACTGAGGTTGCTTGAACAATTCGATCAACACAAAGTTAAGTTTTTGTATAGCTTATCTGATGGACTGAGTTATATAAGATACACACACATAGATTGGACCTCATTGGACACACCTGGCAGAGTGAACGACAGGTACTAGCAATCCGTTGCTTGCCGCTAGAATCAGTAAGATCCTAGTCGTGCGTGTTAGTGGAGACTGGAGATTTGAACTCAAGAAGTCCCCTTGTTCTGGTTTAAGGAGGGAGAATTTCAGAGCAGTGAAAGAAAACTCAAATTAAGATACCATGTAATTTTCAAAAGTGTAATCCTTGTTAGTTtcgggttgcacccccttggtgctgttAATAGATCTTTTCTATTAAAAACATGTCATTTGCAAGAGGGAACAAATAGGGATGAGAAACAGTAGGACAAAGAGAAGCACATGGAATACTCGCTTCATTTATTACACATGCAAATTCTCATTAATAAGAGCTTATAATAATCATAGAATACATGTGCATTCATTAGCATTTGGTCATTCTgcattgttttcattttcttattaaaaCATGTCCAGGAACATAATCTGAAAAATGCAGAATTGTGtatattctttcttctctttttgctGGTTTGAGAAACTTTAGAAAGTTTGTGGCAAAACCCGTTACAGCATGGAACCATTAAAAAAAGAGTTACAGTATAGATGTTTAGATGCCATGACTCTTTTGTTTACAGTATAGATGTTTATACTTTTCAAGTGATTAATAAAAGGCCCCCGTTCCCTTCTAAGTGCTATTGTCAAatctttttgttatttcttgTGATTTCAATTAGGAGATACAACAATTGTCACTCGTTGAACAGAACCAGTTGCAATCTAAACTATCTAAATTCTGATCATGAAGGCTGGTCAT
This DNA window, taken from Tripterygium wilfordii isolate XIE 37 chromosome 20, ASM1340144v1, whole genome shotgun sequence, encodes the following:
- the LOC119987461 gene encoding formin-like protein 20 isoform X1; the protein is MALFRRLFYRKPPDRLLEISERVYVFDCCFSTDVLEDDEYKGYMGGIVAQLQDHFPDASFMVFNFREGEKRSQISDILSQYDMTVMDYPRQYEGCPLLPLEMIHHFLRSSESWLSLEGQQNVLLMHCERGGWPVLTFMLAGLLLYRKQYNGELKTLEMVYKQAPRELLHLLSPLNPQPSQLRYLQYISRRNLGSDWPPSDTPLLLDCLILRVLPLFDGGRGCRPVVRIYGQDPSKPANRTSKLLFSTSKTKKHVRHYLQAECMLVKIDIHCRVQGDVVLECIHLDEDLVREEMMFRVMFHTAFVRANILILSRDEIDTLWDARDQFPKDFRAEVLFLDADAVVPNLTTVVTSEDANETGSASPEEFFEVEEIFSNVVDAQEGKGDFETLMVQGNASDDADYKEVLKEDADPHTFVDCASDDGHQKQFGNMNSDSEPVKDIAVDDVKYKMEEKMDVDMDMVKDITVDDGDMKREPVVTAPSLLRNIITKEVTEDPSGNQDNVVQNKLESGVTQQKLRADVCRPKPEKVVLPSPRKQKAAADSIVAKQKIKQLEQQGTHAKLAKPNVVSRWIPPNKGSYTNSMHVSYPPARYNSAPPALDAIASPKDSNTCVPVKASSVPATPGEVVSRDAANKPLGQKEELLDPSHSVSVIPGSFPAKESPSLGLQLVVPPPPAPAPAPAPPQANSSSLYTSKSRSSLQLSPPWQTSPAASPPPSHPLGNEVSTSLYPPPPPPPPPPPPPPPPPPPPPPPPPPFLPLSTSLSRQNIEVGSHQKPPPPPPPPPPPPPPPPPPPPPPPPSSRQHIGAWLPPPPPWKLVSSTTLTPMKVSPQPEPPPPASPSPSMISLTVSKVSGIGVPHLPSPPPPPPPPPPLSRSVATPLPPPPPPPPPPPPPPPPPPLTHGCWTPPPPPPPPPPPPLLMRGAPPQRPSLPVAPPLPPGGRKAPPPPPPPPGGRGAPPPPPPPPLPSGGRMAPPPPPPLPPGGRGAPPPLPPPPPPPPPGGNKAPPAPPLPPPSGRGPPPPPPPPVGRGAPPPPPPPMGRGAPPPPPPPGGRGGPPPPPPPMGRGAGPPAPPRPPGGAPPPPPLGAKGAATDTRGLPSGRGRGLSRPSGMGPTATAPRRSSLKPLHWSKVTRALQGSLWEELQRLGEPQIGSDFDVSELESLFSATVPKSADSGSKAGGRRKSVGSKTDKVHLIDLRRANNTEIMLTKVKMPLPDMMAAVLAMDESVLDVDQVENLIKFCPTKEEMELLKGYTGDRENLGKCEQYFLEQMKVPRVESKLRVFSFKIQFSSQISEFKKNLNTVNSACEEVRNSVKLKEIMKRILILGNKLNQGTARGSAIGFKLDSLLKLTDTRSSTSKMTLMHFLCKKLADHSPELLDFHLDLVSLEPASKIQLKSLAEEMQAIIKGLEKVKQELHASENDGPVSEVFRKTLKEFIFVAETEVASVTNLYSVVGRNADALALYFGEDPARCPFEQVTATLLNFVRLFRKAHEENVKQDELEKKKAVKEAEMEKAKGINLTRKG